One genomic segment of Rhizobium viscosum includes these proteins:
- a CDS encoding MSMEG_0570 family nitrogen starvation response protein, whose product MPEMRFVIAWPDGREETCYSPSLVIRDFFEEGQTYPIRDFLDRSRKALTIASDRVEAKYGYPCSLARGQLARIEEASSLFLADADARVRCESFIL is encoded by the coding sequence ATGCCTGAAATGCGCTTCGTCATCGCCTGGCCCGATGGCCGCGAGGAGACCTGTTATTCTCCCTCCCTCGTCATCCGGGACTTCTTCGAGGAAGGCCAGACCTATCCGATCCGCGATTTTCTCGACCGCAGCCGCAAGGCGCTGACCATCGCCAGCGACCGGGTTGAAGCGAAATACGGCTATCCCTGTTCGCTCGCCCGCGGCCAGCTTGCCCGCATCGAGGAGGCGAGCTCCCTCTTTCTTGCCGATGCCGATGCCCGCGTGCGCTGCGAAAGTTTCATTCTCTGA